A part of Melittangium boletus DSM 14713 genomic DNA contains:
- a CDS encoding type VI immunity family protein, whose protein sequence is MVERVEEKLLVRDFVRIVFFIPHDHFDIAAGVSHALGSYLRAVEGHQDAISTYTCCYWEPSTLNERGWQLIREALEPQERRYMEDYNEDEAHSLEKEGSDPYFGIYGAQDSRYRFSYHARLPWRETAPELVSTLEVTLPTEYMQANGPAQVRALASDMASRLPFASGHAGLALDVAYPQWDRLALLRPLIFRHPGFDIRGANIYDQMGTRVDGVHWMNFLGPPVLHELGGAESLRSRLQSPSTSVEALDGTRVVVTLGSEPEAGDLEQNQSLPAYRELARWLEYWQEPFAWGFLHRQGRDDDARELYRWWRRFLD, encoded by the coding sequence GTGGTGGAGCGCGTTGAAGAAAAACTCCTCGTGAGGGACTTCGTCCGCATTGTCTTCTTCATTCCTCACGACCACTTCGACATCGCCGCAGGGGTGTCCCACGCACTCGGCAGCTATCTCCGTGCGGTCGAAGGTCATCAGGACGCGATTTCGACCTATACCTGCTGCTATTGGGAGCCGAGCACTCTAAATGAGCGGGGCTGGCAACTCATCCGGGAAGCCCTCGAGCCTCAAGAGCGTCGTTACATGGAGGACTACAACGAAGACGAGGCACACTCCCTCGAGAAAGAGGGTTCCGATCCATACTTCGGAATCTACGGCGCCCAGGACAGTCGATACCGATTCTCCTATCACGCTCGCCTTCCCTGGAGGGAAACAGCCCCTGAACTGGTCAGCACCCTCGAAGTCACTCTTCCCACGGAGTACATGCAAGCGAATGGGCCCGCTCAGGTTCGCGCGCTGGCGAGCGACATGGCTTCCCGCCTTCCCTTCGCCTCCGGACACGCCGGACTCGCACTGGACGTCGCCTATCCGCAATGGGATCGACTCGCGCTGCTGCGCCCCTTGATCTTCCGCCATCCCGGCTTCGACATTCGCGGAGCCAACATTTACGATCAAATGGGCACTCGCGTGGATGGCGTCCACTGGATGAACTTCCTGGGCCCGCCTGTCCTCCACGAACTGGGCGGAGCCGAGTCACTTCGCTCCCGGCTCCAATCGCCCTCCACCTCCGTTGAAGCACTGGACGGCACTCGAGTGGTCGTCACGCTCGGTTCGGAACCCGAGGCCGGAGACCTGGAACAAAACCAGTCCCTTCCCGCCTACCGTGAACTCGCCCGATGGCTGGAGTATTGG